ATAGTTCAAGGCGTAACCTTAgccttttttcactttcaacTTGCCGGTGATCGCGTATTTCAAGATCGCCACTACTTCTTCAGGTGTTTGCGCGACGGCTAGCGCCGCTGCGTCCACTTCTTTTAACGGGTGCGTGAGTTCAGGATCATGCAGGGTAATCACCGATTTGCCGAGAGCAGAAGCATAACCCGCATCAAAAGCCGCATTCCATTGACGATATTTATCGCCGAAACGAACAACCACCACATCGGCTTTTTCGATCATTGCTCGCGTGCGGATTGAGTTTATTTTTGATGCTTTGTGATCTTTCCAAAAAGGCGTCATTTCAGGGCCAAGAATCACATCGCCGCAATCATCACTTGAAGCATGATCCGTGATCGGTGCGCTCAGTTTGACCGGTAAGTCCGCATCCTTGATGCCTTGTTTGATACGCTCGCGCCAATCACTGTGAATTTCACCAGAAAGATAAACATGCCATTTCATTATTGAGTCTCCATTGCATTAAAATACCAGCTCGCTAGTGTAAAGAATCCCATGACATCCATCCAACCCATTACACCAGATCAGCAACAACAGGTTCTTGATCGCTGTGCAGAACTGATCGCCTTTGCGGCAAATCAGTTAGAAACTTCGTTTCAACCGATAGAGGTTCGTTTTGATCTAACCGGCCGTGCTGCCGGAATGTATTGTGTACGTTACAAAGAGCGTTGGTTTCGCTTCAATGCGCATTTGTTTGCAAAATACTTTGACGAAAACTTACAACACACGGTCGCGCATGAAGTCGCACACTATCTTGTTGAGCAACATTTTGGTCGCAAACGTGTCGC
The sequence above is drawn from the Artemia franciscana unplaced genomic scaffold, ASM3288406v1 Scaffold_4387, whole genome shotgun sequence genome and encodes:
- the LOC136043299 gene encoding uncharacterized protein YtoQ-like, translating into MKWHVYLSGEIHSDWRERIKQGIKDADLPVKLSAPITDHASSDDCGDVILGPEMTPFWKDHKASKINSIRTRAMIEKADVVVVRFGDKYRQWNAAFDAGYASALGKSVITLHDPELTHPLKEVDAAALAVAQTPEEVVAILKYAITGKLKVKKG
- the LOC136043300 gene encoding protein SprT-like, giving the protein MTSIQPITPDQQQQVLDRCAELIAFAANQLETSFQPIEVRFDLTGRAAGMYCVRYKERWFRFNAHLFAKYFDENLQHTVAHEVAHYLVEQHFGRKRVAPHGKEWQAMMHLLGEEPQTTHQFDLEGVPVKRQQTHVYRCACRDHKLSTTRHNRVQGKKKMVYHCRACRQPLAYVE